In the Diprion similis isolate iyDipSimi1 chromosome 2, iyDipSimi1.1, whole genome shotgun sequence genome, one interval contains:
- the LOC124415061 gene encoding 60S ribosomal protein L13 — protein MGKRNNMIPNGHFHKDWQRFVKTWFNQPARKYRRRQNRVKKARAVAPRPASLLRPIVHCPTFRYHAKVRAGKGFTLEELKSAGLNKKFARTIGIAVDHRRRNKSVESLQTNAQRLKEYRAKLILFPINEKKIKKGEATEEERKVASQIKGEVMPVRHQAPAKAKARVVTDEEKKFSAYITLRKARADARLVGIRAKRVKDAAENPDDVTKAPKEKKAKK, from the exons ATGGGTAAGCGCAATAACATGATCCCGAATGGGCACTTCCACAAAGATTGGCAACGATTTGTGAAGACCTGGTTTAACCAGCCAGCCCGCAAATACCGTCGAAGACAAAACCGTGTCAAGAAAGCACGTGCGGTAGCTCCCAG ACCTGCTTCTCTGCTGAGGCCAATTGTCCATTGCCCAACTTTCCGTTACCATGCTAAGGTCAGAGCAGGCAAAGGATTTACTTTAGAAGAATTGAAAAGCGCTGGTCTTAACAAGAAATTTGCAAGGACCATCGGCATCGCTGTTGACCATCGCAGACGAAACAAGTCTGTAGAGTCTCTGCAAACCAATGCACAACGGCTCAAGGAATACAGAGCCAAGTTGATTCTCTTCCCGATCAATGAGAAGAAG ATCAAGAAGGGAGAAGCAACAGAGGAAGAGCGTAAGGTTGCATCTCAAATTAAGGGCGAAGTGATGCCAGTCAGACATCAAGCACCTGCTAAGGCTAAGGCACGTGTAGTTACGGACGAAGAGAAGAAATTCTCTGCCTACATTACGCTGCGTAAAGCTAGAGCCGACGCTCGTCTTGTTGGTATACGTGCCAAACGTGTTAAAGACGCTGCTGAGAACCCTGACGACGTTACTAAGGCCCCCAAAGAGAAGAAAGCCAAGAAGTAA